A genomic stretch from Spiroplasma endosymbiont of Clivina fossor includes:
- a CDS encoding energy-coupling factor transporter ATPase produces MRKKKKAHEKLETLTRKNNIALKVQDIEFKYRMSYPNAVDGVSFSINHGEYITIIGHNGSGKSTLSKIIIGVLKAQKGSIEIFGNLVTKENSQLISRKLGIVFQNPDNQFIGSTVRDDIAFGLENKCVDPKLMPNIITKYSQMVGMESYLDHEPLLLSGGQKQRVAIASALALTPELIIFDEATSMLDPKGKREVKEIMVQLKESREKTIISITHDMDEIINADKVLVMNKGKVVRFGKPEEILKEVDFLRSIHLDIPFILKISYGLKKYGVNIDETLYEEELVQQICQKK; encoded by the coding sequence ATGAGAAAGAAAAAAAAAGCCCACGAAAAATTGGAAACATTAACAAGAAAAAATAATATTGCTTTAAAAGTACAAGATATTGAATTTAAATATCGGATGAGTTATCCTAATGCGGTAGATGGTGTTAGTTTTAGTATCAATCACGGCGAGTATATAACTATTATTGGTCATAATGGTAGTGGAAAGTCAACTTTATCAAAAATTATTATTGGGGTTTTAAAAGCACAAAAAGGTAGTATTGAAATATTTGGTAATTTAGTAACTAAAGAAAATAGTCAATTAATTTCGCGTAAATTAGGAATTGTTTTTCAAAATCCGGATAATCAATTTATTGGTTCAACAGTTCGTGATGATATTGCTTTTGGTTTAGAAAATAAATGTGTTGACCCAAAATTGATGCCGAATATTATTACTAAATATTCACAAATGGTAGGAATGGAAAGTTATTTAGATCACGAACCATTATTATTATCAGGTGGTCAAAAACAACGCGTAGCGATTGCTTCGGCTTTAGCATTAACGCCAGAATTAATTATTTTTGATGAAGCTACTAGTATGTTAGACCCTAAGGGAAAAAGAGAAGTAAAAGAAATTATGGTGCAGTTAAAAGAATCGCGTGAGAAAACAATTATTTCAATTACCCATGATATGGATGAAATTATTAATGCTGATAAGGTATTAGTAATGAATAAAGGAAAAGTTGTTCGTTTTGGTAAACCAGAAGAAATTTTAAAAGAAGTTGATTTTTTAAGAAGTATTCATTTAGATATTCCTTTTATTTTAAAAATATCTTATGGATTAAAAAAGTATGGTGTTAATATTGACGAAACATTATATGAAGAGGAATTGGTACAACAAATATGTCAAAAAAAATAA
- a CDS encoding Mbov_0401 family ICE element transposase-like protein, whose translation MLKINNNVKTPENKHWFSLFVTHKNMYTNKCEQLANEYEKLDEYLYKYHYRLKQGYKVVHFALRTIITIFGDVTFKRRRYKYWNQKSGKFEYVCLLDKEIGLLSKQRIYFDVQFKVLSLLGDGKRYRDVLDALNHCYISKGSISNILNKYDIAEYFQLAEKETKIRIDVKNKNLYIQLDETFLATLDRKVKQDQRIRLVTFHTGYKEKKYKNVRRELENKRGHFLMLKVGKRINTMDYRDLLIKELKKHYVNINYDRVIVCGDGATWIREIANSFGNVRYILDGYHAIKKLKQTAFNIIFENRKVTLNSWIKLYKDGNHQELVKNIRNIAKNELNKDIKTNLRRASNYFSNNKHGIHNQNLEWNIGCSIESDVSHLVKQQLGYGAKIYNHKNLNNLLHLRMANLNKLNVLHYINENINSEIEIRKEIYKNSLWNKYNNKNDDSWINYKGNAVTNKYNRFKIN comes from the coding sequence ATGTTAAAAATTAATAATAATGTAAAAACCCCAGAAAATAAACATTGATTTAGTTTATTTGTAACCCATAAAAACATGTACACCAACAAATGCGAACAATTAGCTAATGAATACGAAAAATTAGATGAATACTTATATAAATATCATTATCGCTTAAAACAAGGTTATAAAGTAGTTCATTTTGCTTTAAGAACAATTATTACAATTTTTGGTGATGTTACTTTTAAACGACGCCGATATAAATATTGAAATCAAAAATCAGGTAAATTTGAATATGTATGTTTGTTAGATAAAGAAATTGGTTTATTGTCCAAACAACGCATTTATTTTGATGTCCAATTTAAAGTTTTAAGTCTTCTGGGTGATGGCAAACGCTATCGTGATGTTTTAGATGCTCTAAATCATTGTTATATTTCAAAAGGTAGTATTTCAAATATTTTAAATAAATACGATATTGCCGAATATTTTCAACTAGCAGAAAAAGAAACCAAAATTAGAATTGATGTCAAAAATAAGAATTTATATATTCAACTAGATGAAACATTTTTGGCGACATTAGATCGGAAAGTTAAACAAGACCAAAGAATTCGTTTAGTTACTTTTCATACCGGATATAAAGAAAAAAAATACAAAAATGTTCGTAGAGAATTAGAAAACAAACGAGGTCATTTTCTAATGTTAAAAGTTGGTAAACGAATAAATACAATGGATTATCGTGATTTATTAATTAAAGAATTAAAAAAACATTATGTGAATATTAATTATGACAGAGTAATTGTTTGTGGCGACGGTGCTACTTGAATTAGAGAAATTGCCAATAGCTTTGGTAATGTTAGATATATTTTAGATGGTTATCATGCTATTAAAAAATTAAAACAAACGGCATTTAATATTATTTTTGAAAATCGCAAAGTAACACTAAATAGTTGAATTAAATTATATAAGGATGGAAATCATCAAGAATTAGTAAAAAACATTCGTAATATTGCTAAAAATGAATTAAATAAAGATATTAAAACAAATTTAAGGAGGGCGAGTAATTATTTCAGTAATAATAAGCACGGCATTCATAATCAAAATTTAGAATGAAATATCGGTTGTAGCATTGAAAGTGATGTATCGCATTTAGTAAAACAACAATTAGGATATGGAGCAAAAATATATAACCATAAGAATTTAAATAACTTATTACATTTAAGAATGGCAAATTTAAACAAATTAAATGTATTACATTACATTAATGAAAATATTAATTCAGAAATAGAAATCAGAAAAGAAATATATAAAAATTCATTATGAAATAAATATAATAATAAAAATGATGATAGTTGAATTAATTATAAAGGTAATGCTGTAACAAATAAATATAATAGATTTAAGATAAATTAA
- a CDS encoding transposase family protein gives MKTQVIIEKDSKKIISSDFSYGKNHDFKILKDSKIKFLPETTVLVDLGYQGIQKINHNVLIPKRKSKKNPLNKEEKQNNERISKMRIVIENVFAILKKFKIISEKYRNRRKRFALRFNLIASIYNLQLLV, from the coding sequence ATAAAAACACAAGTTATAATTGAAAAAGATAGTAAAAAAATTATTAGTTCTGATTTTTCTTATGGTAAAAACCATGACTTTAAAATTTTAAAAGATTCAAAAATTAAATTTTTACCAGAAACAACTGTTTTAGTGGATTTAGGTTATCAAGGCATACAAAAAATTAATCATAATGTTTTAATTCCTAAAAGAAAATCAAAGAAAAACCCTTTAAATAAAGAAGAAAAGCAAAATAATGAGCGAATTTCAAAAATGAGAATTGTTATTGAAAATGTTTTTGCTATACTTAAAAAATTTAAAATTATTAGTGAAAAATATCGAAATCGTAGAAAAAGATTTGCTTTAAGATTTAATTTAATAGCTTCAATTTATAATTTACAACTATTAGTTTAA
- a CDS encoding transposase family protein: MKFKKNNQISDKNFLRLTGIKHTTFNKMLEILKIEELKKRFRRGRTNKLSLENRILMTLEYWREYRTYFHIAKSYDISESSCYRNIKWIEDTLIKHPNFQQLTGQKSLLKDYFKDKTVIIDVTESQIQRPKKDKNSTTQEKRKNTQ; encoded by the coding sequence ATGAAATTTAAAAAAAATAATCAAATAAGTGATAAAAATTTTTTAAGATTAACTGGTATTAAACATACTACTTTTAATAAAATGCTAGAAATTTTAAAAATAGAAGAATTAAAAAAGAGATTTCGTCGCGGAAGAACCAATAAATTATCATTAGAAAATCGTATTTTAATGACTTTAGAATATTGAAGAGAATATAGAACTTATTTTCATATTGCAAAAAGTTATGATATTAGTGAAAGTAGTTGTTATAGAAATATCAAATGAATTGAAGACACTTTAATAAAACACCCTAATTTTCAACAACTTACTGGTCAAAAATCACTATTAAAAGATTATTTCAAAGATAAGACTGTTATAATTGATGTAACTGAAAGCCAAATCCAACGCCCAAAAAAAGACAAAAACAGCACTACTCAGGAAAAAAGAAAAAACACACAATAA
- a CDS encoding IS256 family transposase, which produces MKKEPDAIDKVVDYFLENIDNPQDLFKGNTIFQEFTKKLTERMLNTEIKDYLETDENHNKRNGNTQKTIITKNGSIAIDVPRDRNSTFEPVIIPKRQRRFDNFDQKVISLYARGMTISDIKAQLQEFYHGAEISESLISQITDDVIEEVKMWQTKPLEKIYPIVYFDCIVVKVKQDKWIINKAVYLALGINLDGLKDILGMWISENEGAKFWLNNLTEMKNRGLQDILVACSDNLTGMSDAIEAVFPKTQHQLCIVHQIRNSLKFVPYKDRKLVANDLKSIYTAINEEIALVALDHFSEKWNKKYPQITKSWKNNWNNLIIFLEYPQEFRRIIYTTNAIESVNSQLRKVIKNKKIFPNDASVFKIFYLAFQNMVKKWTMPIQNWGSAISHLMIKFEDRVNLS; this is translated from the coding sequence ATAAAAAAAGAACCTGACGCAATTGATAAAGTTGTTGATTATTTTTTAGAAAATATTGATAATCCACAAGATTTATTTAAAGGCAATACTATTTTTCAGGAATTTACCAAAAAATTAACTGAACGAATGTTAAATACGGAAATTAAAGATTATCTTGAAACTGATGAGAATCATAATAAAAGAAATGGCAACACACAAAAAACCATTATTACTAAAAATGGTTCAATCGCAATTGATGTACCAAGAGATCGAAATAGTACTTTTGAACCAGTAATTATTCCGAAAAGACAAAGAAGATTTGATAACTTTGATCAAAAAGTAATTTCTTTATATGCAAGAGGAATGACAATTTCTGATATCAAAGCACAATTGCAAGAATTCTATCACGGAGCAGAAATTTCAGAAAGTTTAATTAGTCAAATAACTGATGATGTTATTGAAGAAGTTAAAATGTGACAAACTAAACCTTTAGAGAAGATTTATCCGATTGTTTATTTTGATTGTATTGTTGTTAAAGTAAAGCAAGATAAATGAATAATAAATAAAGCAGTTTATCTTGCCTTAGGAATTAATTTAGATGGTTTAAAAGATATTTTAGGAATGTGAATTAGCGAGAATGAGGGCGCCAAATTTTGACTTAATAATCTTACGGAAATGAAAAATCGTGGCTTACAAGATATTCTTGTTGCTTGTAGCGATAATTTAACTGGAATGTCTGATGCAATAGAAGCTGTGTTCCCAAAAACACAGCACCAATTATGCATTGTTCATCAAATTCGTAATAGTTTAAAATTTGTCCCTTACAAAGATCGCAAACTTGTAGCTAATGATTTAAAATCAATTTATACAGCAATTAATGAAGAAATAGCGCTAGTTGCTTTAGATCATTTTTCTGAAAAATGAAATAAAAAGTATCCACAAATTACTAAATCATGAAAAAATAACTGAAATAATTTAATAATTTTTCTTGAATATCCTCAAGAATTTAGAAGGATTATTTACACAACTAATGCGATTGAATCTGTTAATAGTCAACTAAGAAAAGTCATTAAGAATAAAAAGATTTTTCCTAATGACGCATCAGTTTTTAAAATATTTTATTTAGCATTTCAAAATATGGTTAAGAAATGAACGATGCCAATTCAAAATTGGGGTAGTGCAATTTCACATTTAATGATAAAATTTGAGGACAGAGTGAATTTAAGTTAA
- a CDS encoding APC family permease, with protein MCLCMVVGTVIGTGIFFKNEGVYGFVNGNGILGIIAWIIGGVVAISFGLSFMEISSAKQDSNSGIALYAKMFAGSKFGRVVRNAMNNIYLPLTAFTVAYYTSKASVWAIGGGQDAEMRLANVLGGSNVYELLLSIFAVLYTLFVIVCCIYNESISKWVQMITVVLKLIPLIFIGIAGLIVVNAGAGAFLETGLGDSKKYEIVKNKGHFEMLLMALPGILFAFDGFLSTTYIQKDVQNSSKNIPLALVFGLTGITFIYVLTSISTLNLDPSGSVAIAAGKIFNNPTVNAVCTRLIFIFILISAFGTLNGYCFSMTKLTRSSLDDGFVIGNDKIWQKVINRFGIKTATLMVMGVLFAVWIVIMALPTIVTDDNYNFFDFISNAGVVMAFMLYGVIIFYGLLNRYRKKIKTLNAWYFIPAATISILCITLILGYNVYSYFALLVTSENKVGAILQIFFLLLILALPWLGLFMKDNELENDNEASNVSELEQPTSDNGTNNFSNDGNLEENIYVSREQITVNENGNDFEEVTEL; from the coding sequence ATGTGCCTCTGTATGGTTGTGGGGACAGTAATTGGAACGGGGATATTCTTTAAAAATGAAGGTGTTTACGGCTTTGTTAATGGTAATGGAATCTTAGGAATCATTGCTTGAATTATTGGTGGTGTTGTAGCAATTTCTTTTGGTTTATCATTTATGGAAATTTCATCGGCAAAACAAGATAGTAATTCGGGAATTGCTTTATATGCAAAAATGTTTGCTGGTAGTAAATTTGGGCGTGTTGTTCGTAATGCAATGAATAATATTTATTTGCCATTAACTGCTTTTACAGTAGCTTATTATACTAGTAAGGCTTCTGTTTGAGCAATTGGTGGCGGTCAAGATGCGGAAATGCGTTTAGCAAATGTCTTAGGTGGTTCTAATGTGTATGAATTATTATTAAGTATTTTTGCAGTTTTATATACTTTATTTGTTATTGTTTGTTGCATTTATAATGAATCAATTAGTAAATGAGTACAAATGATTACCGTTGTTTTAAAACTAATACCATTAATTTTTATTGGTATTGCTGGATTAATTGTTGTTAATGCAGGAGCAGGGGCTTTTTTAGAAACGGGATTAGGTGATTCAAAAAAATATGAAATTGTTAAAAATAAAGGTCATTTTGAAATGCTGTTAATGGCGTTACCAGGAATTCTTTTTGCCTTTGATGGTTTTTTATCAACAACTTATATTCAAAAAGATGTTCAGAATTCTAGTAAAAATATTCCTTTAGCCTTAGTTTTTGGTTTAACAGGAATTACTTTTATTTATGTCTTAACTTCAATTTCAACATTAAATTTAGACCCTAGTGGTAGCGTTGCTATTGCGGCGGGAAAAATATTTAATAATCCAACAGTTAATGCTGTTTGTACGCGCTTAATTTTTATTTTTATTCTTATTAGTGCTTTTGGAACTTTAAATGGTTATTGTTTTTCAATGACAAAGTTAACAAGGTCATCATTAGATGATGGTTTTGTTATTGGTAACGATAAAATATGACAAAAAGTTATTAATCGTTTTGGTATTAAAACAGCAACATTAATGGTGATGGGAGTATTATTTGCAGTTTGAATTGTAATTATGGCGCTACCAACGATAGTTACTGATGATAATTATAATTTCTTTGATTTTATTAGTAATGCTGGTGTTGTGATGGCATTTATGTTATATGGTGTAATTATCTTTTATGGTTTATTAAATCGTTATCGTAAAAAGATTAAAACGCTTAATGCTTGATATTTTATTCCGGCAGCGACTATTTCCATATTATGTATTACTTTAATATTGGGATATAATGTTTATTCTTACTTTGCTTTATTAGTAACCTCTGAAAATAAAGTAGGAGCAATTTTACAAATTTTCTTTTTACTATTAATTCTTGCTTTGCCTTGATTAGGATTATTTATGAAAGATAATGAATTAGAAAATGATAATGAAGCTAGTAATGTATCAGAACTTGAACAACCAACGAGTGATAATGGGACAAATAATTTTTCTAATGATGGTAATTTGGAAGAAAATATTTATGTTTCTAGGGAACAAATTACTGTTAATGAGAATGGTAATGATTTTGAAGAAGTTACTGAATTATAA
- a CDS encoding YitT family protein: MKKRVKFKKPSFSKQVKLFFQKIHNTKFTRIMRSLLLLTLAALLLTLTFNYFINPVGFYNGGFSGISQIIVYSIFSSPKEQAMWFYIVVLMLNIPFVIFGYFKVGRYFTVYTLFFMLMQTAWNFILRAIPILDQLKIMEELIFPKDTDTGKAVMTLAAFVYAFIGSIIWGFAIAIAFIAGGSSGGSDFLAAYLAVWKKQGVGKFQKYMNYAIIVLAILIKYFVQKNEDNLIYAFFKNFTLYVSIIFATISTVVTNFIYPKFKLVNVMIFTKLPLDVCEYFKTHEYPHDTTLISSSDIKSGKVSGTIFATISLIEYKKVKYNVTRIDNKAFIVVIPVTMVYGTFNIQRFN, translated from the coding sequence ATGAAAAAAAGAGTAAAGTTTAAAAAGCCTAGTTTTTCCAAACAAGTGAAATTATTTTTTCAAAAAATTCATAATACTAAATTTACTCGCATTATGAGAAGTTTGTTATTGCTAACATTAGCAGCATTACTATTAACTTTAACTTTTAATTATTTTATTAATCCCGTAGGTTTTTACAATGGTGGTTTTAGTGGGATATCGCAAATTATTGTTTATTCAATTTTTTCATCACCTAAAGAACAAGCGATGTGGTTTTACATTGTTGTTTTAATGTTAAATATTCCTTTTGTAATTTTTGGATATTTTAAAGTTGGCCGATATTTTACTGTTTATACTTTATTTTTTATGTTAATGCAAACAGCATGAAACTTTATTTTACGAGCAATTCCGATTTTAGATCAATTAAAAATTATGGAAGAATTAATTTTCCCTAAGGATACTGATACGGGAAAAGCAGTGATGACTTTAGCGGCTTTTGTTTATGCTTTTATTGGTTCAATTATTTGAGGTTTTGCTATCGCAATTGCTTTTATTGCAGGTGGTAGTTCTGGTGGTTCAGATTTTTTAGCTGCTTATTTAGCAGTGTGAAAAAAACAAGGTGTTGGTAAATTTCAAAAATATATGAATTATGCAATTATTGTTTTAGCAATTTTAATTAAGTATTTTGTGCAAAAAAATGAAGATAATTTAATTTATGCTTTTTTTAAAAATTTTACTTTGTATGTATCAATTATTTTTGCAACGATTAGTACTGTTGTTACTAATTTTATTTATCCAAAATTTAAATTAGTTAATGTGATGATTTTTACAAAATTACCATTAGATGTTTGTGAATATTTTAAAACTCATGAATATCCTCATGATACTACTTTAATTAGTTCTAGTGATATTAAGAGTGGTAAGGTTTCGGGAACAATTTTTGCGACAATTTCTTTAATAGAATATAAAAAAGTTAAATATAATGTAACAAGAATTGATAATAAAGCGTTTATTGTTGTTATTCCCGTGACAATGGTTTATGGTACCTTTAATATTCAAAGGTTTAATTAA
- the rpsI gene encoding 30S ribosomal protein S9, with protein sequence MKIKKEIIYRGTGRRKTSVAQVVLTSGKGNITINNKPALIFFPYATLIQELEQPLLEMDMKESFDINVKVSGGGFSGQAGATRLGIARALLKFSPDYRMKLRQKGLITCDSRIKERDKYGQKGPRAGNQFSKR encoded by the coding sequence ATGAAAATAAAAAAAGAAATTATTTATCGTGGTACGGGTAGAAGAAAAACATCAGTAGCGCAAGTAGTATTAACTTCAGGAAAAGGGAATATTACTATTAATAATAAACCGGCACTTATTTTTTTTCCTTATGCAACATTAATCCAAGAGTTAGAACAACCATTATTAGAAATGGATATGAAAGAAAGTTTTGATATTAATGTTAAAGTTAGTGGTGGTGGTTTTAGCGGTCAAGCAGGAGCTACGAGATTAGGTATTGCAAGAGCATTATTAAAATTTTCACCAGATTATCGAATGAAGTTAAGACAAAAAGGTTTAATAACTTGTGATTCACGAATTAAAGAAAGAGATAAGTATGGACAAAAAGGTCCCCGAGCAGGAAACCAATTTTCAAAAAGATAA
- the rplM gene encoding 50S ribosomal protein L13 translates to MRQTTMTNSQDVKKTWYIIDASGLILGRLATKVASILRGKHKPTFTSHVDCGDNIIIINAHKVILSGNKLNNKKYYNHSGFVGGMRVRTAKEMQDKYPIEMVERTIKGMLPHTSLGRKQAKNLFVYDSEKHPHSAQMPKLLVLQEEGS, encoded by the coding sequence ATGCGACAAACGACAATGACTAATTCACAAGATGTGAAAAAAACATGATACATTATTGATGCCAGCGGTTTAATTTTAGGGCGCTTAGCAACAAAAGTAGCAAGTATTTTAAGAGGTAAACATAAACCAACATTTACCAGCCATGTTGATTGTGGTGATAATATTATCATTATTAATGCTCATAAAGTAATATTAAGTGGTAATAAGCTGAATAATAAAAAATATTATAATCACTCTGGTTTTGTTGGTGGTATGAGAGTGCGAACAGCTAAGGAAATGCAAGATAAGTATCCAATTGAGATGGTTGAAAGAACTATTAAAGGAATGTTACCCCATACTAGTTTGGGAAGAAAACAAGCTAAAAATTTATTTGTTTATGATAGTGAAAAGCACCCCCATAGTGCTCAAATGCCAAAACTATTAGTATTACAAGAAGAAGGGAGTTAA
- a CDS encoding IS256 family transposase — protein MKKEPDAIDKVVDYFLENIDNPQDLFKGNTIFQEFTKKLTERMLNTEIKDYLETDENHNKRNGNTQKTIITKNGSIAIDVPRDRNSTFEPVIIPKRQRRFDNFDQKVISLYARGMTISDIKAQLQEFYHGAEISESLISQITDDVIEEVKMWQTKPLEKIYPIVYFDCIVVKVKQDKRIINKAVYLALGINLDGLKDILGMWISENEGAKFWLNNLTEMKNRGLQDILVACSDNLTGMSDAIEAVFPKTQHQLCIVHQIRNSLKFVPYKDRKLVANDLKSIYTAINEEIALIALDHFSEKWNKKYPQITKSWKNNWNNLIIFLEYPQEFRKIIYTTNAIESVNSQLRKVIKNKKIFPNDASVFKIFYLAFQNMVKKWTMPIQNWGSAISHLMIKFEDTEWI, from the coding sequence ATAAAAAAAGAACCTGACGCAATTGATAAAGTTGTTGATTATTTTTTAGAAAATATTGATAATCCACAAGATTTATTTAAAGGCAATACTATTTTTCAGGAATTTACCAAAAAATTAACTGAACGAATGTTAAATACGGAAATTAAAGATTATCTTGAAACTGATGAGAATCATAATAAAAGAAATGGCAACACACAAAAAACCATTATTACTAAAAATGGTTCAATCGCAATTGATGTACCAAGAGATCGAAATAGTACTTTTGAACCAGTAATTATTCCGAAAAGACAAAGAAGATTTGATAACTTTGATCAAAAAGTAATTTCTTTATATGCAAGAGGAATGACAATTTCTGATATCAAAGCACAATTGCAAGAATTCTATCACGGAGCAGAAATTTCAGAAAGTTTAATTAGTCAAATAACTGATGATGTTATTGAAGAAGTTAAAATGTGACAAACTAAACCTTTAGAGAAGATTTATCCGATTGTTTATTTTGATTGTATTGTTGTTAAAGTAAAGCAAGATAAACGAATAATAAATAAAGCAGTTTATCTTGCCTTAGGAATTAATTTAGATGGTTTAAAAGATATTTTAGGAATGTGAATTAGTGAGAATGAGGGAGCCAAATTTTGACTTAATAATCTTACGGAAATGAAAAATCGTGGGTTACAAGATATTCTTGTTGCTTGTAGTGATAATTTAACTGGAATGTCTGATGCAATAGAAGCTGTGTTCCCAAAAACACAGCATCAATTATGCATTGTTCATCAAATTCGCAATAGTTTAAAATTTGTTCCTTACAAAGATCGCAAACTTGTAGCTAATGATTTAAAATCAATTTATACAGCAATTAATGAAGAAATAGCGTTAATTGCTTTAGATCATTTTTCTGAAAAATGAAATAAAAAGTATCCACAAATTACTAAATCATGAAAAAATAACTGAAATAATTTAATAATTTTTCTTGAATATCCTCAGGAATTTAGAAAGATTATTTACACAACTAATGCGATTGAATCTGTTAATAGTCAATTAAGAAAAGTTATTAAGAATAAAAAGATTTTTCCTAATGACGCATCAGTTTTTAAAATATTTTATTTAGCATTTCAAAATATGGTTAAGAAATGAACGATGCCAATTCAAAATTGGGGTAGTGCGATTTCACATTTAATGATAAAATTTGAGGACACAGAGTGAATTTAA
- a CDS encoding transposase family protein gives MLKDTVNCTVPKNPLNKEEKQNNERISKMRIVIENVFAILKKFKIISEKYRNRRKRFALRFNLIASIYNLQLLV, from the coding sequence TTACTTAAAGACACAGTTAATTGTACAGTCCCGAAAAACCCTTTAAATAAAGAAGAAAAGCAAAATAATGAGCGAATTTCAAAAATGAGAATTGTTATTGAAAATGTTTTTGCTATACTTAAAAAATTTAAAATTATTAGTGAAAAATATCGAAATCGTAGAAAAAGATTTGCTTTAAGATTTAATTTAATAGCTTCAATTTATAATTTACAACTATTAGTTTAA
- a CDS encoding IS1/IS1595 family N-terminal zinc-binding domain-containing protein: MEKIIQELVNTLTDDQFLEFYEKVKQQAELIKKQKRLNEIDQKFRAQGIKCPKCESYHCVKNGHNSEGKQKYLCKNCRASFDAFRNHFIYWSHLNYEQWNLLIQISLLGQSSKTISRFIKTTLKTAWYNRQKLMKSKQLENTQLKFKKLSGKIQIDETFIKEIHKGNFKYKTDPRRIHLDPFATNTKCCIQMVIDNNNNIYVKSTNTKRLQKQWVIENMNKELINENSIITSDMQKLYFLVAKQTNSTLCVTKTTINPEASYRNLNKISKLQSSLKEALIHYHGLGFTNIQNYLNLWKWKYQHKGLIPNQQTAVLYFNV; encoded by the coding sequence ATGGAAAAAATAATTCAAGAACTAGTAAATACTTTAACAGATGATCAATTTTTAGAATTTTATGAAAAAGTCAAACAACAAGCAGAATTAATAAAAAAACAAAAACGTTTAAATGAAATTGATCAAAAATTTAGAGCGCAAGGTATTAAATGCCCTAAATGTGAATCTTACCATTGCGTTAAAAATGGACATAATTCAGAAGGAAAACAAAAATATTTATGTAAAAATTGCCGTGCAAGTTTTGACGCTTTTCGTAATCATTTTATTTATTGAAGTCATTTAAATTATGAACAATGAAATTTATTGATTCAAATTTCATTGCTGGGGCAATCTAGTAAAACAATTTCTCGTTTTATTAAAACTACATTAAAAACTGCTTGATATAATCGTCAAAAATTAATGAAATCAAAACAATTAGAAAATACCCAATTAAAATTTAAAAAATTATCTGGTAAAATCCAAATCGATGAAACATTTATTAAAGAAATCCATAAAGGAAATTTCAAATATAAAACTGATCCACGAAGAATTCACCTTGACCCATTCGCAACTAATACTAAATGCTGTATTCAAATGGTAATTGATAATAATAACAATATTTATGTTAAATCCACAAACACCAAACGTTTACAAAAACAATGAGTTATTGAAAATATGAACAAAGAATTAATTAACGAAAATTCAATTATTACTTCTGATATGCAAAAATTATATTTTTTAGTAGCAAAACAAACAAATTCTACTTTATGTGTAACTAAAACAACAATTAATCCTGAAGCTAGTTATCGTAACTTAAATAAAATCAGTAAATTACAATCTAGTCTTAAAGAAGCCTTAATTCATTATCATGGTTTAGGTTTTACTAATATTCAAAATTATTTAAATCTCTGAAAATGAAAATACCAACATAAGGGTTTAATTCCAAACCAACAAACAGCGGTATTATATTTTAATGTATAA